In a genomic window of Micromonospora cremea:
- a CDS encoding PaaI family thioesterase, with amino-acid sequence MPDLTGGFVALLGLKFEEATADRVVIGWRVRPELHQPFGIQHGGVYCSVVETAASVGGSLWLGDRGTVVGVSNQTDFLRAVREGELTAVGTPVHRGRSQQLWQVEITDADQRLVARGQVRLQNLSPA; translated from the coding sequence ATGCCGGACCTGACGGGTGGCTTCGTCGCCCTGCTCGGCCTGAAGTTCGAGGAGGCGACCGCCGACCGGGTCGTCATCGGCTGGCGCGTCCGGCCCGAGCTGCACCAGCCGTTCGGCATCCAGCACGGCGGGGTGTACTGCTCGGTGGTGGAGACCGCGGCCAGCGTGGGCGGCTCGCTCTGGCTGGGCGACCGGGGCACCGTCGTCGGCGTCAGCAACCAGACGGACTTCCTGCGGGCGGTCCGGGAGGGCGAGCTGACGGCGGTCGGCACGCCGGTGCACCGGGGTCGCAGCCAGCAGCTCTGGCAGGTGGAGATCACCGACGCCGACCAGCGGCTGGTCGCCCGCGGCCAGGTCAGGCTGCAGAACCTCTCCCCCGCCTGA
- the tyrS gene encoding tyrosine--tRNA ligase translates to MTDSSLPPPGRDSLTDDLLWRGLIQDSTGLDELRELLDGADAATFYVGFDPTAPSLHVGHLMQVTMARRLQLAGHRPLLLVGGATGQIGDPKESAERTLNPPEVIAGWVARIREQLAPFVSYTGDNAARLVNNLDWTGEMSVVEFLRDVGKHFPVNKMLAREVVRARLETGISFTEFSYQLLQANDFFELHRRHGCQLQFGGSDQWGNITAGVDYVRRRGAGPVEAFTTPLVTKSDGTKFGKTEGGAVWLDPMLTSPYAFYQFWLNVEDREVDRYLRYFSFRSRDELEELAKATAERPAARLAQRALAEELTTLVHGPEETRQAIAASQALFGRGSLDELAPGTLRAALTEAGLVQLAGELPDVAGLLRDSGLVPSHKEGRRVIAEGGAYVNNNRVAEVDATVSPADLLHGRYLVLRRGKRSFAGVELRE, encoded by the coding sequence GTGACCGACAGCAGCCTTCCGCCGCCCGGGCGGGACTCCCTGACCGACGACCTGCTCTGGCGTGGCCTGATTCAGGACTCGACCGGCCTCGACGAGCTGCGCGAGCTGCTCGACGGTGCGGACGCCGCCACCTTCTACGTGGGCTTCGACCCCACCGCGCCGAGCCTGCACGTCGGCCACCTCATGCAGGTCACCATGGCCCGCCGGCTGCAACTCGCGGGCCACCGCCCGTTGTTGCTGGTTGGCGGGGCGACCGGGCAGATCGGTGACCCGAAGGAGAGCGCCGAGCGGACGCTCAACCCGCCCGAGGTGATCGCCGGCTGGGTCGCGCGGATCCGCGAGCAGTTGGCGCCGTTCGTGTCGTACACCGGCGACAACGCGGCGCGACTGGTGAACAACCTGGACTGGACCGGCGAGATGTCGGTGGTCGAGTTCCTCCGCGATGTGGGCAAGCACTTCCCGGTGAACAAGATGCTGGCGCGGGAGGTGGTGCGGGCCCGGTTGGAAACGGGGATCAGCTTCACCGAGTTCAGCTACCAGCTGTTGCAGGCCAACGACTTCTTCGAGCTGCACCGCCGGCATGGCTGCCAGCTCCAGTTCGGCGGCTCCGACCAGTGGGGCAACATCACCGCCGGCGTCGACTACGTACGCCGGCGCGGGGCCGGGCCGGTGGAGGCGTTCACCACGCCACTGGTCACGAAGTCCGACGGCACGAAGTTCGGCAAGACCGAGGGCGGCGCCGTCTGGCTCGACCCCATGTTGACCAGCCCGTACGCGTTTTACCAGTTCTGGCTGAACGTCGAGGACCGGGAGGTCGACCGCTACCTGCGGTACTTCAGCTTCCGGTCGCGTGACGAGCTGGAGGAACTGGCGAAGGCGACCGCCGAACGGCCGGCGGCCCGGCTGGCACAGCGGGCGCTCGCCGAGGAGCTGACGACCCTGGTGCACGGGCCGGAGGAGACCCGGCAGGCCATCGCCGCCAGCCAGGCGTTGTTCGGTCGGGGCTCACTGGATGAGCTGGCCCCGGGGACGCTGCGCGCGGCGCTGACCGAGGCCGGCCTGGTGCAGCTCGCCGGCGAGTTGCCGGACGTGGCGGGCCTGCTGCGCGACTCCGGCCTGGTGCCCAGCCACAAGGAGGGCCGTCGCGTGATCGCCGAGGGCGGCGCCTACGTCAACAACAACCGGGTGGCCGAGGTGGACGCCACGGTGTCACCGGCCGACCTGCTGCACGGTCGGTACCTGGTGCTGCGCCGCGGCAAGCGCTCCTTCGCGGGCGTTGAGCTGCGCGAATAG
- a CDS encoding DUF4082 domain-containing protein — protein MVRNSRAVIVLAVAGAVAISGTALAGRYATSPGGAEPAAAPSGTYSLWSSSAVPGTVTDPDRQAVELGVKFTATQDGSVLGVRFYKSRRNTGVHTGSLWAINGTRLATVRFTNESPSGWQYAAFSASVAVKANALYVVSYHTNVGQYSADDRYFAADRSRGPLRAPADGSQGANGVYRYGAGGFPNRGYRATNYWVDVVFNPGAPATSSPTPRPTTASPRPTSPSPTPTAAPTPSSTPPAAPTPSSTPPAPTPTVTGNPDSTGGGRYPQRFSVGAPGVGRYRQSDARLPVPAGYQEVFPHDTGSKEWDLYECNGTVNLDHKYFHAFIYIGTNCHGTVNITNSIIAPPPGSANRAILVNANSSGSLRLNISNTTIRPEPVGLGMKSAPLTDHAINDCPTCTIQLSRVDVANTGGMCLCGADTTIEYSWLHDNYIAHLADPSQAHTGGVFPYGGTGPLEISHSRLEPGVNAYTGAEIPNYWQAITAVLFTQSSGGSRLRNYQVHDSFISLGAFGLYAQDGEGLRLRDNVFGPTHWGYTSRCGSGCSVTFTDWTNNVVGTIDGAPTAQLVPRPA, from the coding sequence ATGGTCAGGAATTCGCGAGCGGTCATCGTGCTAGCCGTTGCCGGCGCGGTGGCGATCTCTGGGACGGCGCTGGCTGGTCGCTACGCGACCAGCCCGGGCGGCGCGGAGCCCGCGGCGGCACCCTCCGGAACGTACTCGCTGTGGAGCAGCTCAGCAGTACCGGGCACGGTTACCGACCCGGACAGACAGGCCGTGGAACTGGGGGTGAAATTCACCGCGACCCAGGACGGCAGCGTCCTCGGCGTCCGGTTCTACAAGTCGAGGAGGAACACCGGCGTGCACACGGGCAGCCTCTGGGCGATCAACGGCACCAGGCTCGCCACCGTGCGGTTCACCAACGAGAGCCCGTCCGGATGGCAGTACGCCGCCTTCTCGGCCTCGGTGGCCGTCAAGGCCAATGCGCTGTACGTGGTGTCATACCACACCAACGTGGGGCAGTACTCGGCCGACGACCGTTACTTCGCCGCAGATCGCAGCCGGGGCCCGTTGCGCGCGCCGGCCGACGGGTCGCAGGGCGCCAACGGCGTGTACCGGTACGGCGCGGGCGGGTTCCCGAACCGGGGCTACCGGGCCACCAACTACTGGGTCGACGTCGTCTTCAATCCCGGCGCTCCCGCCACGTCCAGTCCTACCCCTCGACCCACGACGGCATCCCCCCGCCCCACCTCGCCGAGTCCCACCCCGACCGCGGCGCCGACGCCCAGCTCCACCCCACCCGCAGCGCCGACGCCCAGCTCCACCCCGCCCGCACCGACTCCGACCGTCACCGGGAACCCCGACAGCACCGGTGGCGGCAGGTACCCCCAGCGCTTCTCGGTGGGCGCACCCGGGGTCGGCAGGTACCGCCAGTCCGATGCCCGCCTGCCGGTGCCGGCCGGCTACCAGGAGGTGTTCCCGCACGACACCGGGAGCAAGGAGTGGGACCTGTACGAGTGCAACGGCACCGTGAATCTCGACCACAAGTACTTCCATGCCTTCATCTACATCGGCACGAACTGTCACGGCACCGTCAACATCACGAACTCCATCATCGCGCCGCCACCGGGTTCCGCCAATCGGGCCATCCTGGTCAACGCGAATTCCTCGGGCAGCCTTCGCCTCAACATCAGCAACACGACCATCCGGCCCGAACCGGTGGGCCTGGGCATGAAGAGTGCACCGTTGACCGATCACGCGATCAACGACTGCCCCACCTGCACGATCCAGCTCAGCCGCGTCGACGTGGCGAACACCGGCGGCATGTGCCTCTGCGGGGCGGATACCACCATCGAGTACAGCTGGCTCCACGACAACTACATCGCCCACCTGGCCGACCCCTCCCAGGCCCACACCGGGGGCGTCTTCCCCTATGGCGGCACCGGTCCGCTGGAGATCAGCCACAGCCGGCTCGAGCCGGGCGTCAACGCCTACACCGGCGCGGAGATCCCCAACTACTGGCAGGCCATCACCGCCGTGCTGTTCACCCAGAGTTCGGGCGGCTCCCGGCTGCGCAACTACCAGGTCCACGACAGTTTCATCTCGCTCGGCGCCTTCGGGCTGTACGCCCAGGACGGTGAGGGGCTGCGACTGCGCGACAACGTATTCGGGCCGACGCACTGGGGCTACACGAGCCGGTGCGGGTCCGGATGCTCCGTCACCTTCACCGACTGGACGAACAACGTCGTGGGCACGATCGACGGCGCCCCGACGGCGCAGCTGGTCCCCAGACCCGCATAG
- a CDS encoding DegT/DnrJ/EryC1/StrS family aminotransferase: MSSTRIPVMIPRLGEEEAQAAADAVRSGWVAQGPRVARFEQEFAALVGAGHGVAVSSCTTALHLALVVLEIGPGDEVIVPSFSFIATANAVRYVGATPVFADVDVRTGNLTVATIDAVRTARTRAVIAVHQGGVPFDVAALRNATGRWGLPLIEDAACAAGSTAYGRPVGAGATISAWSFHPRKLLTTGEGGMVTVDDPEWAARLRRLREHGMNVSAADRHASSQPVIEAYLETAFNYRMTDIQAAIGLVQLGRLADLVAHRRALAARYHELLADLKGLAPVRDPEYGETNFQSFWLLIDPEYGTGRDEVLAELAAAGVSARRGIMAAHLEPAYADVSPAPLPVTERLTRDSLILPLHHALTEDDQDHIVAVLRKLAAR, encoded by the coding sequence GTGAGCAGCACCCGGATCCCGGTGATGATCCCCCGCCTCGGTGAGGAGGAGGCGCAGGCCGCCGCCGACGCCGTACGGTCGGGCTGGGTGGCCCAGGGGCCCCGGGTGGCCCGGTTCGAGCAGGAGTTCGCAGCCCTGGTGGGCGCCGGCCACGGCGTGGCCGTCAGCTCGTGCACGACCGCACTTCATCTGGCGCTGGTGGTGCTGGAGATCGGCCCGGGCGACGAGGTGATCGTGCCATCGTTCTCGTTCATCGCCACCGCCAACGCGGTGCGCTACGTCGGTGCCACCCCGGTCTTCGCCGACGTCGACGTCCGCACCGGCAACCTGACGGTTGCGACGATCGACGCGGTGCGCACCGCCCGGACCCGGGCGGTGATCGCGGTGCACCAGGGCGGCGTGCCGTTCGACGTCGCCGCGCTGCGGAACGCCACCGGCCGCTGGGGGCTGCCGCTGATCGAGGACGCGGCCTGCGCCGCCGGGTCGACGGCGTACGGACGGCCGGTCGGCGCCGGCGCGACGATCTCGGCCTGGTCGTTCCATCCCCGCAAGTTGCTGACGACCGGCGAGGGCGGCATGGTCACGGTGGACGATCCGGAGTGGGCGGCCCGGCTGCGCCGGTTGCGGGAACACGGCATGAACGTCTCCGCGGCCGACCGCCACGCCAGCTCCCAGCCGGTCATCGAGGCCTACCTGGAGACCGCCTTCAACTACCGGATGACCGACATCCAGGCGGCGATCGGTCTCGTGCAGCTCGGCCGCCTCGCGGATCTGGTGGCTCACCGGCGCGCGCTGGCGGCCCGCTACCACGAGCTGCTGGCGGACCTCAAGGGTCTGGCCCCGGTCCGCGACCCCGAGTACGGCGAGACCAACTTCCAGTCGTTCTGGCTGCTGATCGACCCGGAGTACGGGACCGGCCGCGACGAGGTGCTCGCCGAGCTGGCCGCCGCCGGAGTGTCGGCCCGACGCGGCATCATGGCCGCCCACCTGGAGCCGGCCTACGCCGACGTGTCGCCCGCGCCGCTGCCGGTGACCGAGCGGCTGACCCGCGACTCGCTCATCCTGCCGCTGCACCACGCGCTGACCGAGGACGACCAGGACCACATCGTCGCCGTGCTCCGCAAGCTGGCCGCCCGCTAG
- a CDS encoding hemolysin family protein, giving the protein MQSYWSQLALVGVLVIVNAAFAGSEMALVSLRDSQLQRLERGSRAGRTLARLAKDPNRFLATIQIGITLAGFLASAAAAVSLAKPLVPLLGVFGGAAETVAIVVVTLALTFVTLVFGELAPKRIAMQSAERWALLVARPLDLLATVTRPAVWALGATSDLVVRLVGLNPKHQPDEIGPDELRDIVAGNHGFTKEQRTIIAGVVEIADRRLRAVLVPRLRVFTLDSGTTAESARLVLAATGHSRAPVVRHGGLDDTLGVIHLRDLVGVPDDRPVDEIARPPMLLPDSLPVVDALRQFKAERQHIALVVDERGAVDGIVTLEDILEEIVGEIYDETDRDGYSVRRDPDGALVLPGTFPVHDLPDIGVELPSRPAGDYTTVAGLVLARLGHIPTVVGEDVTLDGWVLVVAGIDHRAITEVRLSRVPDEADVDQDAEPVLDEARS; this is encoded by the coding sequence GTGCAGAGCTACTGGAGCCAGCTGGCCCTGGTCGGAGTTCTGGTGATCGTCAACGCGGCCTTCGCCGGCAGCGAGATGGCCCTAGTCTCGCTGCGCGACAGCCAGCTCCAGCGGCTGGAACGCGGCAGCCGCGCCGGCCGCACCCTGGCACGGCTGGCCAAGGACCCCAACCGGTTCCTGGCCACCATCCAGATCGGCATCACCCTGGCCGGCTTCCTGGCCTCCGCCGCTGCGGCGGTCTCGCTCGCCAAGCCCCTCGTACCGCTGCTCGGGGTGTTCGGGGGCGCCGCCGAGACGGTGGCGATCGTGGTGGTCACCCTCGCGCTGACCTTCGTCACCCTGGTCTTCGGCGAGCTGGCCCCCAAGCGGATCGCCATGCAGTCCGCCGAGCGGTGGGCGCTGCTGGTGGCCCGTCCGCTCGACCTGCTCGCCACCGTGACCCGACCGGCCGTCTGGGCCCTCGGCGCCACCAGCGACCTCGTGGTCCGGCTGGTCGGGCTCAACCCGAAGCACCAGCCGGACGAGATCGGCCCGGACGAGCTGCGCGACATCGTCGCCGGCAACCATGGCTTCACCAAGGAGCAGCGCACCATCATCGCCGGCGTCGTGGAGATCGCCGACCGGCGGTTGCGGGCCGTCCTCGTACCCCGGTTGCGGGTCTTCACGCTCGACAGCGGGACCACCGCGGAGTCCGCGCGACTGGTGCTGGCCGCCACCGGGCACTCCCGGGCACCGGTGGTGCGCCACGGCGGCCTGGACGACACGCTCGGCGTGATCCATCTGCGTGACCTGGTGGGGGTGCCGGACGACCGGCCGGTCGACGAGATCGCCCGCCCTCCGATGCTGCTGCCCGACTCGCTGCCGGTGGTGGACGCGCTGCGCCAGTTCAAGGCCGAACGCCAGCACATCGCTCTGGTGGTGGACGAGCGCGGCGCCGTCGACGGCATCGTCACGCTGGAGGACATCCTGGAGGAGATCGTCGGGGAGATCTACGACGAGACCGACCGGGACGGCTACTCGGTGCGTCGCGACCCCGACGGCGCGCTGGTGCTGCCCGGCACCTTCCCGGTGCACGACCTGCCGGACATCGGCGTCGAGCTGCCGTCCCGGCCGGCCGGCGACTACACCACCGTCGCCGGGCTGGTGCTGGCCCGCCTCGGTCACATCCCCACCGTCGTGGGGGAGGACGTCACCCTGGACGGCTGGGTGCTGGTGGTGGCGGGCATCGACCACCGGGCGATCACCGAGGTACGGCTGAGCCGGGTCCCGGACGAGGCGGACGTCGACCAGGACGCCGAGCCGGTGCTGGACGAGGCCCGCAGCTGA
- a CDS encoding DapH/DapD/GlmU-related protein, with translation MTDVHWASHDGAQIAASADVDERATIRPGTRVWHLAQVREHASAGRNCVIGRGAYVGPGVRLGDNVKLQNHALVYEPAELADGSSSGRPRCSRTTSTRARSPRRGG, from the coding sequence ATGACGGACGTCCACTGGGCATCGCACGACGGTGCGCAGATCGCCGCGTCGGCCGATGTGGACGAACGTGCCACCATCCGTCCCGGCACGCGCGTCTGGCACCTGGCTCAGGTCCGCGAGCATGCCTCGGCCGGCCGGAACTGCGTCATCGGCCGCGGCGCGTACGTCGGGCCGGGCGTCCGCTTGGGCGACAACGTCAAGCTGCAGAACCACGCCCTGGTGTACGAGCCAGCGGAACTGGCCGACGGGTCTTCATCGGGCCGGCCGCGGTGCTCACGAACGACGAGTACCCGCGCTCGGTCACCCCGGAGGGGCGGCTGA
- a CDS encoding NAD-dependent epimerase/dehydratase family protein, whose translation MSAVETAGTRALVTGGAGTIGSHVVDQLVAGGAAEVVVLDNFVRGCRENLARALPHAGVRLVEGDIRDVGLVHELTRGKDLVFHLAAIRITQCAEEPRLANEVLVDGTFNVLEAAAAARVRKVILSSSASVYGLADEFPTTERHHPYHNDTFYGAAKAFNEGMLRSYHSMYGLDYVALRYFNVYGPRMDIHGLYTEVLIRWMERIESGVPPLILGDGLQTMDFVHVADIARANILAARADVTDEVFNIASGTETSLKELAQALSDVMKSDLAPEHGPARAVNGVTRRLADTAAAAEKLSFRAEIGLHEGLQGLVDWWRAEK comes from the coding sequence ATGAGCGCGGTGGAGACCGCCGGGACACGGGCCCTGGTCACCGGTGGAGCGGGCACGATCGGTTCCCACGTCGTCGACCAGCTGGTCGCCGGCGGCGCGGCTGAGGTCGTCGTCCTGGACAACTTCGTCCGGGGCTGCCGGGAGAACCTCGCCCGGGCCCTGCCGCACGCCGGTGTCCGCCTGGTCGAGGGAGACATCCGCGACGTCGGGCTGGTGCACGAGCTGACCCGCGGCAAGGACCTGGTCTTCCACCTCGCCGCCATCCGCATCACCCAGTGCGCCGAGGAGCCGCGGCTGGCCAACGAGGTGCTGGTCGACGGCACGTTCAACGTGCTGGAGGCGGCCGCCGCCGCCCGGGTCCGCAAGGTCATCCTGTCCTCGTCGGCCTCCGTGTACGGGCTCGCCGACGAGTTCCCGACCACCGAGCGGCACCACCCGTACCACAACGACACGTTCTACGGCGCCGCCAAGGCGTTCAACGAGGGCATGCTGCGCAGCTACCACAGCATGTACGGCCTGGACTACGTCGCGCTGCGCTACTTCAACGTCTATGGCCCCCGGATGGACATCCACGGCCTCTACACCGAGGTCCTGATCCGGTGGATGGAGCGGATCGAATCGGGTGTGCCCCCGCTGATCCTCGGTGACGGCCTGCAGACGATGGACTTCGTGCACGTCGCCGACATCGCCCGGGCCAACATCCTGGCCGCCCGGGCGGACGTCACCGACGAGGTGTTCAACATCGCCAGCGGCACCGAGACCAGTCTCAAGGAGCTGGCCCAGGCGCTCAGCGACGTGATGAAGTCCGACCTCGCACCCGAGCACGGTCCGGCCCGCGCGGTCAACGGCGTCACCCGCCGACTGGCCGACACCGCCGCCGCCGCGGAGAAGCTGAGCTTCCGCGCCGAGATCGGCCTGCACGAGGGGCTTCAGGGGCTGGTCGACTGGTGGCGGGCCGAGAAGTGA
- a CDS encoding Gfo/Idh/MocA family protein: MNSSPAAVEPIGVAVIGAGYWGPNLVRNFQTSDAFRLRWLCDLDMTRARRALGDYSTVQATDDLATVLADDDVHAVAIATPAGTHLEVAMAALRAGKHVLVEKPLAADVEQGRALVAEAEGRGLSLMCDHTYCYTPAVLRIRELLHGGELGELQYLDSVRINLGLVQRDIDVMWDLAPHDLSILDFILPSGVAPVSVAAHGADRIGAGRACVAYLTLHLNTGAIAHIHVNWLSPVKIRTAIIGGSKRTLVWDDLNPSQRLSIFDRGVDVASAEELGDEQRRDMLVSYRSGDMVAPALTEREALRTMVEEFARSIRTGTPALTDGRSGLRVMAILEAASRSLASGGSVVNLKDWTNVHGQIVETSRAIAQSGAERSGATA, encoded by the coding sequence GTGAACTCATCGCCCGCTGCCGTCGAACCAATCGGCGTTGCCGTCATCGGTGCCGGTTACTGGGGGCCGAATCTCGTGCGTAACTTCCAGACCTCTGACGCATTCCGGTTGCGCTGGCTCTGCGACCTCGATATGACCCGGGCCCGACGCGCGCTCGGTGACTACTCGACAGTCCAGGCGACCGACGACCTGGCCACGGTGCTGGCCGACGACGACGTACACGCGGTGGCCATCGCCACCCCGGCCGGCACCCACCTCGAGGTGGCGATGGCGGCGCTACGGGCCGGCAAGCACGTGCTCGTGGAGAAGCCGCTGGCGGCCGACGTCGAACAGGGGCGCGCGCTGGTGGCGGAGGCGGAGGGCCGGGGACTGTCGCTGATGTGCGACCACACCTACTGCTACACGCCCGCTGTGCTGCGCATCCGTGAGCTGCTGCACGGCGGGGAACTGGGCGAGCTGCAGTACCTCGACTCGGTACGAATCAACCTCGGGCTGGTCCAGCGCGACATCGACGTGATGTGGGACCTGGCGCCGCACGACCTGTCGATTCTCGACTTCATCCTCCCGTCCGGGGTGGCGCCGGTCTCGGTGGCCGCGCACGGCGCGGACCGGATCGGGGCGGGGCGGGCCTGCGTCGCCTACCTGACGCTGCATCTCAACACCGGCGCGATCGCGCACATCCACGTCAATTGGCTCTCCCCGGTGAAGATCCGGACCGCGATCATCGGTGGGTCGAAGCGGACCTTGGTCTGGGACGACCTCAACCCGAGCCAGCGACTCTCGATCTTCGACCGCGGGGTCGACGTGGCGTCGGCGGAGGAGCTCGGCGACGAGCAGCGCCGGGACATGCTGGTCTCGTACCGCTCGGGCGACATGGTGGCGCCGGCCCTGACGGAGCGGGAGGCGCTGCGGACCATGGTCGAGGAGTTCGCCCGGTCGATCCGCACCGGCACGCCCGCCCTGACCGACGGCCGGTCCGGCCTGCGGGTGATGGCCATCCTGGAGGCCGCCTCGCGCAGCCTCGCCAGTGGCGGATCAGTGGTCAATCTCAAGGATTGGACAAACGTGCACGGGCAAATCGTCGAAACCAGTAGGGCAATTGCTCAGTCCGGCGCGGAGCGAAGCGGAGCAACGGCATGA